A genome region from Pseudomonas sp. N3-W includes the following:
- the ccmB gene encoding heme exporter protein CcmB has protein sequence MSVFGLLVAREARLLFRRPAELANPLVFFAIVVALFPLAVGPEAQLLQTLSPGLVWVAALLSVLLSLDGLFRSDFEDGSLEQWVLSPHPLALLVLAKVLAHWVFSGLALVLLSPLLALMLGLPAACLPVLLLSLLLGTPVLSLLGAVGAALTVGLKRGGLLLALLILPLYIPVLILGSGALQAALQGMPATGYLLWLGSLTVLAITLTPFAIAAGLKISVGE, from the coding sequence ATGAGTGTGTTCGGCCTGTTGGTCGCCCGTGAGGCTCGCTTGCTGTTTCGCCGTCCGGCGGAGTTGGCCAATCCGCTGGTATTTTTCGCTATTGTGGTGGCGCTGTTCCCGCTGGCGGTCGGACCCGAAGCTCAATTGTTGCAAACCTTGTCTCCGGGACTGGTCTGGGTGGCGGCGCTTTTATCGGTTCTGCTCTCGCTGGACGGGCTTTTCCGCAGTGATTTCGAAGACGGATCGCTTGAACAGTGGGTCCTTTCGCCGCACCCCCTGGCTCTTCTGGTTTTGGCCAAGGTACTGGCACACTGGGTGTTCTCCGGCCTGGCGCTGGTGTTGCTCTCGCCATTGCTGGCGTTGATGCTCGGTCTGCCTGCCGCCTGTCTGCCGGTGTTGCTGCTTTCTTTATTGCTGGGTACACCGGTGTTGAGCTTGCTCGGTGCGGTGGGCGCGGCGCTGACGGTGGGATTGAAGCGCGGTGGCTTGCTGCTGGCGCTGCTGATTCTGCCGCTGTACATCCCGGTGTTGATTCTCGGCAGTGGCGCCTTGCAGGCAGCCTTGCAGGGCATGCCGGCGACCGGTTATCTCTTGTGGCTTGGTAGCCTGACCGTCCTGGCGATAACCCTGACACCCTTTGCAATAGCTGCTGGCCTGAAGATCAGCGTCGGCGAATAA
- a CDS encoding heme ABC transporter permease, producing MNWTWFHKLGSPKWFYGISGKLLPWLSSAALLLIGVGVVWGLAFAPPDYQQGNSFRIIYIHVPAAMLAQSCYVMLAVCGVVGLVWKMKLADVALQCAAPIGAWMTAVALVTGAIWGKPTWGSWWVWDARLTSMLILLFLYFGLIALGNAISNRDSAAKACAVLAIVGVINIPIIKYSVEWWNTLHQGATFSLTEKPAMPAEMWLPLLLTVLGFYCFFGAVLLLRMRLEVLKREARASWVKAEVQNSLEAAR from the coding sequence ATGAACTGGACCTGGTTTCATAAGCTCGGCTCGCCCAAATGGTTTTACGGCATCAGTGGCAAACTGCTGCCGTGGCTGAGCAGTGCGGCGTTGCTGCTGATCGGTGTCGGCGTGGTGTGGGGCCTGGCCTTCGCGCCGCCGGACTATCAGCAAGGCAACAGCTTTCGCATCATCTATATCCACGTTCCCGCCGCGATGCTGGCGCAGTCCTGCTATGTGATGCTGGCGGTGTGCGGCGTGGTCGGGCTGGTGTGGAAAATGAAACTGGCCGACGTCGCCCTGCAATGCGCGGCGCCCATTGGTGCCTGGATGACCGCCGTGGCGCTGGTCACCGGGGCGATCTGGGGCAAGCCGACCTGGGGCTCGTGGTGGGTCTGGGATGCGCGCCTGACGTCGATGCTGATCCTGCTGTTTCTGTATTTCGGTCTGATTGCCCTGGGCAACGCCATCAGCAATCGCGACAGCGCGGCCAAGGCCTGCGCGGTGCTGGCGATTGTCGGTGTGATCAACATTCCGATCATCAAATATTCGGTGGAGTGGTGGAACACCCTGCACCAGGGCGCGACCTTCTCCCTCACCGAAAAACCGGCGATGCCCGCCGAGATGTGGCTGCCGCTGCTGCTGACGGTGCTGGGTTTCTACTGTTTCTTCGGCGCGGTGCTGTTGCTGCGCATGCGCCTTGAAGTGCTCAAGCGCGAGGCCCGGGCGAGCTGGGTGAAAGCCGAAGTGCAGAACAGCCTGGAGGCCGCTCGATGA
- the ccmD gene encoding heme exporter protein CcmD, with the protein MSFASFGDFLAMGHHGLYVWSAYGICLTVLVLNVAAPILARKRYLQQEARRLRRENGK; encoded by the coding sequence ATGAGTTTTGCTTCATTCGGCGACTTTCTCGCCATGGGCCATCATGGCCTGTATGTCTGGTCGGCCTATGGCATCTGCCTGACCGTGCTGGTCCTCAACGTGGCGGCGCCGATCCTGGCCCGCAAGCGGTATCTGCAACAAGAGGCGCGTCGTCTGCGCCGGGAGAACGGCAAGTGA
- the ccmE gene encoding cytochrome c maturation protein CcmE — MNPLRKKRLIIILAILVGVGGAVGLALSALKENINLFYTPTQIANGEAPQDTRIRAGGMVEKGSLQRSGDSLDVKFVVTDFNKSVTITYRGILPDLFREGQGIVALGKINADGVVVADEVLAKHDEKYMPPEVTKALKDSGQSAPVQAKEG; from the coding sequence GTGAATCCGCTGCGTAAAAAGCGTCTTATCATCATTCTCGCGATCCTGGTGGGAGTCGGCGGTGCCGTCGGCCTGGCGTTGAGCGCCCTGAAAGAGAACATCAATCTGTTTTACACCCCGACCCAGATCGCCAACGGCGAAGCTCCGCAAGACACGCGCATTCGTGCCGGCGGCATGGTCGAAAAGGGCTCGTTGCAACGTTCCGGCGATTCCCTGGACGTGAAATTCGTTGTTACCGACTTCAACAAGTCCGTGACCATCACTTATCGCGGCATCCTCCCGGACCTGTTCCGCGAAGGGCAGGGCATCGTTGCCCTGGGCAAGATCAACGCCGACGGCGTGGTGGTGGCCGATGAGGTACTGGCCAAGCACGATGAAAAGTACATGCCGCCGGAAGTGACCAAGGCGTTGAAAGACAGCGGTCAGTCGGCACCTGTTCAAGCGAAGGAGGGTTAA